The Microcoleus sp. AS-A8 genome contains a region encoding:
- a CDS encoding HPF1 family protein codes for MNWSKEQNQQKLKELYGVEFPDALFGVHDFMISRTENDDKSMALSVIGLYPAGPLELLLEFDDLLEAKFIDNALLHCRYYRDVPEFFTCLTGECDGEHWGMLLDEPTRGFRGVASYYNNDGAEMAVYGSLLDAIVSRCDEQISGCQEWISESDDSEEIADYQKQIGNILQFRSEFEKFLAKSSLLVDEGRPEGFHSDTSLSVIKPEDFKPDTHGEAIAALAAGRSLWYWHGEEHSSKAYNLLREAYLTLERCELIRILHIHYQNRSNDWVDLLENHLARISSGNDTF; via the coding sequence ATGAATTGGTCGAAAGAGCAGAATCAGCAAAAACTAAAAGAGCTGTACGGTGTTGAATTCCCCGATGCGCTTTTTGGTGTACATGACTTTATGATTAGTCGCACAGAAAATGATGATAAATCAATGGCATTGAGCGTTATTGGGCTTTACCCAGCTGGACCACTTGAGCTTCTTTTAGAATTTGATGATTTATTAGAGGCCAAGTTTATTGATAATGCGTTACTACATTGTCGATACTATCGAGATGTTCCTGAGTTTTTTACTTGCCTAACTGGTGAGTGTGATGGTGAACATTGGGGAATGCTGCTAGATGAACCAACACGGGGGTTCCGTGGTGTAGCGTCCTACTACAACAATGATGGGGCTGAAATGGCAGTATACGGAAGTCTATTGGATGCTATTGTTTCGAGATGTGATGAACAAATTTCGGGTTGCCAAGAATGGATCTCAGAGAGTGATGATTCTGAAGAAATCGCAGACTATCAAAAACAAATAGGAAATATTCTTCAGTTTCGCTCTGAGTTTGAGAAGTTTTTAGCAAAAAGCTCATTATTGGTTGATGAAGGCAGACCAGAAGGCTTCCATTCTGATACAAGTCTTAGTGTCATAAAACCAGAAGATTTCAAGCCTGATACTCATGGTGAAGCTATAGCAGCTCTCGCTGCGGGAAGATCCCTATGGTACTGGCATGGAGAAGAACACTCATCGAAAGCCTACAACTTGCTGAGAGAAGCTTACCTTACCTTGGAGAGATGCGAACTCATTCGCATACTCCATATTCATTATCAAAATCGCTCAAACGATTGGGTAGATTTACTTGAAAACCATCTGGCACGTATTAGCTCTGGGAATGATACTTTCTAA
- a CDS encoding Coenzyme F420 hydrogenase/dehydrogenase, beta subunit C-terminal domain, producing MTATTPDSAKHKKAKALKSSSRRPAKELCSECGLCDTYYIHYVKEACAFLNQQIAELEQEAHGRSRNLDNPDDWYFGVSQNMMAARKTEPIDGAQWTGIVSSIAIEMLNSGKVEGVVCVQNTKEDRFQPMPIIARTPEEILAARVNKPTLSPNLSVLEQIEQSGMKRLLVIGVGCQIQALRAVEKQLGLEKLYVLGTPCVDNVTRAGLQKFLDTTSRSPETVVHYEFMQDFRVHFKHEDGSVETVPFFGLKTNQLKDVFAPSCMSCFDYVNSLADLVVGYMGAPFGWQWIVVRNDTGQEMLDLVQNQLETQPVMSKGDRHNAVQQSIPAYDKAVTLPMWAAKLMGVVIEKIGPQGLEYARFSIDSHFTRNYLYVKRHHPEKLEEHVPEYAQRIVGQYKLPES from the coding sequence ATGACTGCAACAACTCCCGATTCTGCCAAGCATAAAAAAGCCAAAGCCCTCAAATCCTCCAGCCGCCGCCCAGCCAAAGAACTGTGTAGCGAGTGCGGACTGTGCGATACATATTACATTCACTATGTCAAGGAAGCTTGTGCCTTCTTAAACCAACAAATTGCCGAACTCGAACAAGAGGCACACGGACGCAGCCGCAATCTCGATAATCCCGATGATTGGTACTTTGGCGTCAGCCAGAACATGATGGCAGCGCGGAAAACCGAGCCGATTGACGGTGCCCAGTGGACGGGGATTGTCAGTTCCATTGCCATTGAAATGCTCAATAGTGGCAAAGTTGAAGGTGTCGTCTGCGTGCAAAACACCAAAGAAGACCGCTTTCAACCCATGCCCATCATTGCTCGAACTCCCGAAGAAATACTGGCGGCACGGGTGAATAAACCAACCCTTTCGCCCAACCTTTCCGTGTTGGAGCAAATTGAGCAATCGGGTATGAAGCGATTGCTGGTGATTGGCGTCGGTTGCCAAATTCAAGCATTACGCGCTGTTGAAAAACAGCTAGGTTTAGAAAAGCTCTACGTTTTAGGAACACCCTGCGTCGATAACGTCACCCGTGCGGGGTTGCAAAAATTCTTAGATACTACCAGCCGTTCTCCAGAAACAGTGGTGCATTACGAGTTTATGCAAGACTTCCGGGTTCACTTCAAGCATGAGGATGGCTCTGTTGAAACCGTCCCTTTCTTTGGACTGAAGACAAACCAACTCAAAGATGTGTTCGCCCCCTCCTGCATGAGCTGTTTTGACTATGTGAACTCCTTAGCCGATTTAGTTGTGGGTTACATGGGTGCACCCTTTGGTTGGCAGTGGATTGTGGTACGCAATGACACAGGGCAAGAAATGCTGGATTTGGTGCAAAACCAGTTAGAAACGCAGCCTGTGATGTCTAAGGGAGACAGACATAACGCGGTTCAACAAAGTATCCCCGCCTATGACAAAGCTGTGACTCTACCGATGTGGGCGGCAAAACTGATGGGTGTCGTGATTGAAAAAATAGGCCCTCAAGGCTTAGAGTATGCTCGCTTCTCGATAGATTCCCACTTTACTCGCAACTATTTATATGTCAAGCGTCATCATCCAGAGAAGTTAGAGGAGCATGTTCCAGAGTACGCCCAGCGGATTGTTGGACAATATAAATTACCAGAATCTTAA
- a CDS encoding RimK/LysX family protein, whose amino-acid sequence MPNREKIVTISQEPLPVIGWREQLALPELGIPEVKAKIDTGARSSALHVFDLEAFQQDGRMRVRFKVHPYQRDTHRTVLAQAELIDQREVRNSGGYTQLRPVIQTLVELGEFAFPIELTLTNRDKMSFRMLLGRQAVRQRFLVDAGQSFLQSRTGRKTRQQAEEKSL is encoded by the coding sequence GTGCCAAACAGGGAAAAAATCGTTACTATCTCCCAAGAACCGTTACCAGTCATCGGCTGGCGGGAACAACTGGCGTTGCCTGAACTGGGAATTCCAGAAGTCAAAGCGAAAATTGACACCGGGGCACGCTCGTCTGCCTTACATGTTTTTGATCTCGAAGCATTCCAACAGGATGGGAGAATGAGGGTTCGCTTCAAAGTGCATCCCTATCAACGGGACACTCATCGAACCGTACTCGCCCAAGCTGAACTGATAGACCAGCGAGAGGTTCGCAATTCGGGTGGTTATACCCAGTTACGACCTGTGATCCAAACCCTTGTCGAACTCGGTGAGTTCGCTTTTCCCATTGAACTGACTCTAACCAATCGGGATAAGATGAGTTTTCGGATGTTGCTGGGGCGTCAGGCCGTGCGTCAGCGCTTTCTGGTGGATGCGGGTCAGTCCTTCCTGCAAAGCCGGACTGGGAGGAAAACACGCCAACAGGCTGAAGAAAAATCTTTATGA
- the rimK gene encoding 30S ribosomal protein S6--L-glutamate ligase: MKIAILSQDASLYSTRRLKEAGEARGHEMRVIDYLRCYMNITSHKPTVMYQGKPLENFDAIIPRIGASKTFYGTAVVRQFEVMGVFTANESQAISRSRDKLRCLQILSREGIGLPVTGFAHSTQDIDGLIDIVGGTPLVIKLLEGTQGIGVVLAETHQAAKSVIEAFRDLDANILVQEFIKEAEGMDIRCFVIDNKVVASMKRQGAPGEFRSNLHRGGTAEPMKLTPEERSTAARAAKAMGLRVAGVDLLRSNHGPVVMEVNSSPGLEGIEQSTEVDVAGKIIEYLEKNAANGKIRDSASRKADRIQY; the protein is encoded by the coding sequence ATGAAGATAGCCATATTATCACAGGATGCTTCGCTTTATTCCACTCGACGCCTCAAGGAAGCTGGGGAAGCACGGGGACACGAGATGCGGGTGATTGATTACCTGCGCTGCTACATGAACATTACTTCCCATAAACCGACTGTGATGTATCAAGGAAAACCGTTGGAAAACTTTGATGCGATTATTCCCCGCATTGGAGCGTCAAAGACATTCTACGGTACGGCGGTGGTGCGGCAGTTTGAAGTGATGGGTGTCTTCACGGCTAACGAATCTCAAGCCATTTCCCGTTCTCGTGATAAGCTGCGCTGTCTCCAGATTCTCTCCCGTGAAGGAATTGGTTTACCTGTCACTGGCTTTGCCCATTCAACCCAAGATATTGATGGCTTAATTGATATTGTGGGTGGAACTCCCCTAGTAATTAAATTGCTAGAGGGAACTCAAGGAATTGGTGTAGTGTTGGCGGAAACTCATCAAGCTGCCAAGTCGGTGATAGAAGCCTTTCGCGACCTCGACGCGAATATTCTGGTGCAGGAGTTTATTAAAGAAGCCGAAGGCATGGATATTCGCTGTTTCGTGATTGACAACAAGGTTGTTGCGTCGATGAAACGGCAGGGGGCACCGGGGGAATTTCGCTCGAACTTGCACCGAGGCGGAACAGCTGAACCCATGAAGTTGACACCGGAGGAGCGCAGCACCGCTGCCCGAGCCGCCAAAGCGATGGGACTGAGAGTTGCAGGGGTAGATTTGCTGCGCTCCAATCATGGCCCAGTGGTGATGGAGGTGAATTCTTCACCGGGACTGGAAGGCATTGAGCAATCGACTGAGGTGGATGTGGCGGGAAAGATTATTGAATATTTAGAAAAAAATGCTGCCAATGGAAAAATCCGCGATAGCGCTTCGCGTAAAGCCGATCGCATCCAATATTAA